A window from Synechococcus sp. RSCCF101 encodes these proteins:
- the pgl gene encoding 6-phosphogluconolactonase, producing MTAPSSSGYRVVRASSSEDLARRAAETIASHIDLALDQRDRAQIALCGGGTPAATYRHLAQERLPWDRVDVFLGDERWVDSEDPASNARLLRQTLLAEGPGASASFHPVPTSSASPEDGARLYEEAIQRACRGAPPIFDLMLLGLGEDGHTASLFPGTAATTVRDRWVTIGEGKGLPRITLTAPVLSAAGQVIMLVAGAGKQQALQRLQDPAEPAERTPARLVQPARGVLILADEAAAGSA from the coding sequence CGGCACCAAGCTCCAGCGGCTACCGGGTGGTCCGCGCCAGCTCCTCCGAGGATCTGGCGCGACGTGCCGCCGAGACCATCGCCAGCCACATCGATCTGGCCCTCGATCAGCGGGACCGGGCCCAGATCGCGCTCTGCGGTGGCGGCACGCCGGCCGCCACCTACCGGCACCTGGCTCAGGAGCGCCTTCCGTGGGACCGGGTGGATGTGTTCCTCGGCGATGAACGCTGGGTGGACAGCGAGGATCCCGCCAGCAATGCACGGCTTCTGCGCCAGACCCTGCTGGCGGAGGGGCCTGGCGCCAGCGCCAGCTTCCATCCGGTTCCCACCTCGAGCGCCAGTCCCGAGGACGGGGCCAGGCTCTACGAGGAGGCCATCCAGCGCGCCTGCCGCGGTGCGCCGCCGATCTTCGATCTGATGCTGCTGGGACTCGGGGAGGACGGTCACACCGCCTCCCTCTTCCCCGGTACGGCGGCAACCACGGTGCGCGACCGCTGGGTCACGATCGGGGAGGGCAAGGGCCTGCCTCGCATCACCCTCACCGCTCCTGTGCTGTCGGCAGCCGGTCAGGTGATCATGCTCGTGGCCGGAGCGGGCAAACAGCAGGCGCTGCAGCGGCTGCAGGACCCTGCCGAACCGGCTGAGCGCACACCGGCCCGGCTGGTGCAACCGGCCCGCGGTGTGCTGATCCTGGCGGACGAGGCCGCTGCGGGGTCCGCGTGA
- a CDS encoding CIA30 family protein, which translates to MPPPLPAGALEIATGAAFSGWLALNDTVMGGRSSAACSLTPEGLLLAGEVIEAGGGFVSCRSPLFSPPLDLSAYRALRLQLRGDGRTYKLAVATRDGALGLTELIPSGLRWVAEVPTQAEGRTVVEVPFAALTPSIRARPVGFSPRFDQAGLTRLQLLHSRFGTRGDDNPGFRAGPIRLLLEAIHAVP; encoded by the coding sequence GTGCCGCCGCCCCTGCCGGCCGGGGCCCTCGAGATCGCCACGGGGGCGGCCTTCAGCGGCTGGCTCGCCCTGAACGACACCGTGATGGGCGGTCGCAGCAGTGCGGCCTGCAGCCTCACCCCGGAGGGTCTGCTGCTGGCCGGGGAGGTCATCGAGGCGGGTGGCGGTTTCGTCAGCTGCCGCTCACCGCTGTTCTCGCCGCCGCTGGATCTGTCGGCCTACCGCGCCCTGCGGCTGCAGCTGCGGGGCGATGGCCGCACCTACAAGCTGGCGGTGGCCACCCGGGACGGGGCCCTGGGGCTCACCGAGCTGATCCCGAGCGGGCTGCGCTGGGTCGCGGAGGTGCCCACTCAGGCCGAGGGCCGCACCGTGGTGGAAGTGCCCTTCGCCGCGCTCACACCGTCGATCCGGGCCAGGCCCGTGGGCTTCTCGCCCCGCTTCGATCAGGCGGGCCTGACCCGGCTGCAGCTGCTCCACTCCCGTTTCGGCACCCGTGGCGACGACAACCCGGGCTTCCGGGCCGGTCCGATCCGCCTGCTGCTGGAGGCGATCCATGCCGTTCCCTGA
- a CDS encoding EAL domain-containing protein — translation MPTARVRPEPRLSGFEIRDGLASDAIRVVFQPQVFSQGGGVRGAEAFLRWQDASGVTLPPSAVMEAVEKDRLWPSVTKAIMARTLKKLRSWLQKDLPVCIGIKLPGPVLIAPAVVDAIAEQVLQSSVKPSHIVFHIESLPADLSLIPAQQTTLGKLHDSGFRLSALCPLLMTDFTLSRLGYSLFDEFRIDFRLAHPSTRGDRLSHSTERFVAGVRKANKLSIVQNLETRADYDIAVNTGVDLLQGYFISKPLTAAEFEDWQDRPSWQP, via the coding sequence ATGCCGACAGCGAGGGTCAGGCCGGAGCCACGGCTGTCGGGCTTCGAGATCCGCGACGGCCTCGCTTCGGATGCGATCCGGGTCGTGTTTCAGCCTCAGGTGTTCAGCCAGGGTGGCGGCGTGCGTGGGGCCGAAGCGTTTCTGCGCTGGCAGGACGCCTCCGGGGTGACGCTCCCACCGAGCGCCGTCATGGAAGCCGTGGAGAAGGACCGGCTGTGGCCGTCGGTGACCAAGGCGATCATGGCGCGGACGCTGAAGAAGCTGCGGTCGTGGCTGCAGAAGGACCTGCCGGTCTGCATCGGCATCAAGTTGCCGGGTCCTGTGCTCATCGCCCCCGCCGTGGTCGACGCCATCGCCGAGCAGGTGCTTCAGTCGTCGGTCAAACCGAGCCACATCGTCTTCCACATCGAGTCGCTGCCGGCGGATCTCAGCCTGATCCCGGCCCAGCAGACCACGCTCGGCAAACTGCACGACAGCGGCTTCCGTCTTTCAGCGCTCTGCCCGCTGCTGATGACGGATTTCACCCTCTCCAGACTGGGCTACAGCCTGTTCGATGAATTCCGCATCGATTTCCGTCTGGCGCATCCCAGCACCCGTGGTGACCGGCTCTCCCACAGCACGGAACGGTTCGTGGCCGGTGTGCGCAAGGCGAACAAACTCTCCATTGTTCAGAACCTCGAAACCCGCGCCGATTACGACATCGCCGTGAACACCGGTGTTGATCTGCTGCAGGGTTACTTCATCTCCAAGCCGCTCACCGCGGCTGAGTTCGAGGACTGGCAGGACAGGCCGAGCTGGCAGCCCTGA
- a CDS encoding alpha/beta hydrolase: MGALRLLPLLAGGLAAYAAVALWVRVQQRRLIYHPRPAADPSGRLALMVNGTRVMVSHRPHPGPCALIYFGGNAEDVSVTRAELAALLPDTALYLLHYRGYGGSDGSPNERSLRADAEALHALVARRHPSVIVVGRSLGTGPAVHVAASRPVVQLVLLVPFDSLLAVARRALAWLPVDLLLQDRWDAAAEAPQVRAPTRIVAAERDAVVPPEHAVALHRAFREGLAEMVVDPEIAHTTPISLSRSMREALLRAASSACPASPRTQPR; the protein is encoded by the coding sequence ATGGGAGCCCTGCGCCTGCTGCCGCTGCTGGCCGGCGGGCTGGCGGCCTATGCCGCAGTCGCGCTCTGGGTTCGTGTGCAGCAGCGGCGCCTCATTTATCACCCCAGACCCGCGGCCGACCCATCCGGACGGCTCGCCCTGATGGTGAATGGCACCCGGGTGATGGTGTCCCATCGCCCCCATCCGGGACCCTGTGCCCTGATCTACTTCGGCGGCAATGCGGAGGATGTGTCCGTCACCCGCGCCGAGCTGGCCGCCCTGCTGCCCGACACCGCTCTTTATCTGCTCCATTACAGGGGCTACGGCGGCAGCGACGGATCGCCGAACGAGCGATCCCTGCGAGCGGATGCTGAGGCGCTTCACGCTCTCGTGGCGCGGCGCCACCCCAGCGTGATCGTGGTGGGTCGCAGCCTCGGCACCGGGCCTGCCGTGCATGTGGCCGCCAGCCGGCCTGTGGTGCAGCTGGTGCTTCTGGTGCCGTTCGACAGCCTGCTCGCCGTGGCCCGCCGGGCTCTGGCCTGGTTGCCGGTGGATCTGCTGCTGCAGGACCGCTGGGATGCGGCCGCCGAGGCCCCGCAGGTCAGGGCGCCCACCCGCATCGTCGCTGCCGAGCGGGATGCCGTGGTGCCCCCGGAGCATGCGGTGGCACTGCATCGGGCGTTCCGGGAGGGCCTGGCAGAGATGGTTGTGGACCCGGAGATCGCTCACACCACCCCGATCTCCCTGTCCCGGTCGATGCGCGAGGCTCTGCTCAGGGCTGCCAGCTCGGCCTGTCCTGCCAGTCCTCGAACTCAGCCGCGGTGA